A genomic region of Serratia fonticola contains the following coding sequences:
- a CDS encoding Na(+)-translocating NADH-quinone reductase subunit C: MANESKNDSIGKTLLVVLLLCLVCSVVVAGSAVGLKSKQQEQRLLDKQRNILDVAGLLERGMTGEQVKSIFTQRIEPRLLDLDSGEFVAGDASTFDLSSALRSDAKSRVLTPEQDLAGIRRRSNQAEIYLVRDEAGAVNKIVLPVYGTGLWSVMYAFVALDADGNTVRGLSFYDHGETPGLGGEIQNANWRAQWVGKQLFDDNGHPAIRIVKGGARPGDVHGVDGLSGATLTANGVQNTFNFWLGEHGFGPFLQKVREGALKNG, translated from the coding sequence GTGGCGAATGAATCTAAAAATGACAGCATTGGCAAGACGCTGCTGGTAGTACTGCTGCTGTGTCTGGTGTGTTCGGTAGTTGTAGCGGGTTCCGCTGTGGGGTTGAAGTCCAAGCAACAGGAACAGCGGCTGCTGGATAAGCAACGTAACATCCTGGATGTGGCCGGCCTGCTGGAACGTGGTATGACCGGTGAACAGGTTAAATCCATTTTTACCCAGCGCATTGAACCGCGTTTGCTGGATCTGGATAGCGGCGAGTTTGTGGCAGGAGATGCCTCCACCTTTGATCTGTCTTCGGCATTACGCAGTGATGCCAAGAGTCGAGTGCTGACACCTGAGCAGGATCTGGCCGGTATCCGCCGTCGTAGCAATCAGGCTGAAATCTATCTGGTGCGTGATGAGGCTGGCGCGGTAAATAAGATCGTGCTGCCGGTTTACGGTACGGGGTTATGGTCGGTGATGTATGCCTTTGTGGCACTGGATGCCGATGGCAACACTGTAAGAGGCCTGAGCTTCTACGATCACGGTGAAACGCCGGGGCTAGGGGGCGAAATTCAAAATGCCAACTGGCGCGCGCAATGGGTCGGCAAGCAGCTGTTTGATGACAACGGGCATCCAGCAATCCGTATCGTCAAAGGCGGTGCGCGCCCTGGCGATGTACACGGTGTTGATGGCCTGTCCGGTGCCACGCTGACCGCTAACGGTGTGCAGAATACTTTTAATTTCTGGTTGGGTGAGCACGGTTTTGGCCCATTCCTGCAGAAAGTCCGTGAAGGAGCGCTGAAAAATGGCTGA
- a CDS encoding NADH:ubiquinone reductase (Na(+)-transporting) subunit B: MGLKNFFDKIEHHFTPGGKLEKWYPLFEATATVFYTPGTVTRGASHVRDAIDLKRMMILVWLAVFPAMFWGMYNVGQQTIPALHHMYSGEQLQQVLAGDWHYWLAQTLGASLGADAGWISKMVLGATYFVPIYAVVFLVGGFWEVVFAMVRKHEINEGFFVTSILFALIVPPTLPLWQAALGISFGVVVAKEIFGGTGRNFLNPALAGRAFLFFAYPAQISGDLVWTSADGFSGATPLAQWSTGGAHGLNNVVTGQSISWMDAFIGNIPGSIGEVSTLMILIGGAIIMFGRVASWRIVAGVMIGMIATACLFNAIGSTTNPMFAMPWYWHLVLGGFAFGMIFMATDPVSASFTNKGKWWYGILIGVMCVLIRVVNPAYPEGMMLAILFANLFAPLFDYLVVQANIKRRKARGE, translated from the coding sequence ATGGGCCTGAAGAATTTTTTTGACAAGATTGAGCATCACTTCACGCCAGGCGGCAAACTGGAAAAGTGGTACCCGCTGTTTGAGGCGACGGCCACGGTGTTCTATACGCCGGGCACGGTAACGCGCGGTGCATCGCACGTGCGTGATGCCATCGATCTGAAACGTATGATGATCCTGGTGTGGTTGGCGGTATTCCCGGCCATGTTCTGGGGGATGTACAACGTTGGCCAGCAGACCATTCCGGCATTGCACCATATGTACAGTGGTGAGCAACTGCAGCAGGTTCTGGCGGGAGACTGGCATTACTGGCTGGCACAAACGCTGGGCGCTTCACTGGGGGCGGATGCCGGCTGGATCAGCAAGATGGTGCTCGGTGCGACCTATTTTGTGCCAATTTATGCCGTCGTATTTCTGGTGGGGGGATTCTGGGAAGTGGTGTTTGCGATGGTGCGCAAACATGAGATCAACGAAGGTTTCTTTGTTACTTCCATTCTGTTTGCCCTGATCGTACCGCCAACCCTGCCGCTCTGGCAGGCTGCGCTGGGCATCAGTTTTGGTGTGGTGGTCGCCAAGGAGATCTTTGGCGGTACCGGGCGTAACTTCCTCAACCCGGCGTTAGCGGGGCGAGCCTTCCTGTTCTTTGCTTACCCGGCGCAGATTTCCGGCGATCTGGTATGGACATCTGCAGACGGCTTCTCAGGTGCTACGCCGCTGGCGCAATGGAGTACCGGTGGAGCGCACGGCCTGAACAATGTGGTCACTGGCCAATCCATCAGTTGGATGGACGCGTTTATTGGCAATATCCCCGGTTCGATCGGTGAAGTGTCAACGCTGATGATTCTGATCGGCGGGGCCATCATTATGTTTGGCCGTGTGGCCTCTTGGCGTATCGTGGCTGGCGTGATGATCGGTATGATCGCTACCGCCTGTCTGTTCAATGCCATTGGTTCGACGACCAACCCGATGTTTGCCATGCCTTGGTACTGGCATCTGGTGCTGGGGGGCTTTGCCTTCGGGATGATCTTTATGGCTACCGACCCGGTATCCGCCTCGTTTACCAACAAGGGAAAATGGTGGTATGGCATCCTGATTGGCGTGATGTGTGTGCTGATCCGGGTGGTCAACCCAGCCTATCCGGAAGGCATGATGCTGGCGATCCTGTTTGCCAATTTGTTCGCACCGCTGTTCGATTATCTGGTGGTGCAGGCCAACATCAAGCGGAGAAAAGCACGTGGCGAATGA
- a CDS encoding Na(+)-translocating NADH-quinone reductase subunit A yields the protein MIRIRKGLDLPIAGAPSQVIQEGPLITNVALLGQEYVGMRPSMLVQEGDRVKKGQALFEDKKNPGVLFTAPASGKILAIHRGERRVLQSVVIAIENGGDEQVELAYYQQADLPTLEREQVESDLIASGLWTALRTRPFSKTPRPGTSPRAIFVNAMDSQPLAADPLVIIAEQQAAFNAGLTVLARLTEGKVHVCHAAGTRLDTAAGAQINYSEFAGPHPAGLVGTHIHFLEPVSLKKSVWHIGYQDVIAIGTLFTTGRLDTRRVVALAGPQVEQPVLLRTRLGASLDELTAGRLKAGENRVISGSVLSGTHASGPNAWLGRFHNQVSVLHEGREKELFGWVTPAPDKFSITRTTLGHFLKNKLFAFSTTTNGGERSMVPIGNYERVMPLDILPTHLLRDLLAGDTDSAQALGCLELDEEDLALCTFVCPGKYEYGPVLREVLTKIEQEG from the coding sequence ATGATTAGAATCAGAAAAGGGTTAGATCTGCCAATAGCTGGAGCACCTTCTCAGGTGATACAAGAGGGGCCACTGATCACCAACGTGGCACTGCTTGGCCAGGAGTATGTTGGTATGCGCCCCTCCATGTTAGTTCAGGAAGGCGATCGCGTTAAAAAGGGTCAGGCGTTGTTTGAAGATAAAAAGAACCCTGGGGTTCTCTTCACTGCGCCCGCCAGTGGCAAGATCCTGGCTATTCATCGAGGTGAACGTCGTGTGCTGCAGTCGGTGGTGATTGCAATCGAAAACGGCGGCGATGAGCAGGTGGAACTGGCCTATTATCAGCAGGCCGATTTGCCGACGCTGGAACGCGAGCAGGTCGAGAGCGATCTGATCGCCAGCGGCCTCTGGACAGCGCTGCGTACCCGCCCATTCAGCAAAACTCCGCGCCCAGGCACCTCCCCACGTGCCATTTTCGTTAATGCCATGGATAGCCAGCCGTTGGCTGCCGATCCCTTGGTGATCATTGCTGAACAACAGGCGGCATTCAATGCCGGGCTGACGGTTTTGGCGCGTCTGACAGAAGGTAAGGTACATGTCTGCCATGCCGCGGGTACGCGTCTGGATACGGCCGCTGGGGCACAGATTAATTACAGCGAATTTGCTGGGCCCCATCCGGCAGGTTTGGTGGGAACGCATATTCACTTCCTTGAACCGGTCAGCCTGAAGAAAAGCGTTTGGCATATCGGCTATCAGGATGTGATCGCCATCGGTACGCTGTTTACCACGGGTCGGCTTGATACCCGCCGCGTAGTTGCCTTGGCGGGGCCACAGGTGGAGCAGCCGGTGCTGTTGCGTACCCGTTTGGGAGCCAGCCTCGATGAATTGACCGCTGGGCGTCTGAAAGCGGGCGAAAACCGGGTGATTTCCGGGTCGGTGCTGAGTGGCACCCATGCCAGCGGCCCGAATGCCTGGCTGGGGCGTTTCCACAATCAGGTTTCTGTGCTGCATGAAGGGCGAGAGAAAGAGCTGTTTGGCTGGGTGACGCCGGCACCGGACAAGTTTTCCATTACCCGAACCACGTTGGGTCATTTCCTGAAGAACAAATTGTTCGCTTTCTCGACGACCACCAACGGTGGCGAGCGCTCGATGGTGCCGATCGGCAATTACGAGCGGGTTATGCCGCTGGATATCCTGCCGACCCACCTGCTGCGCGATCTGTTGGCCGGTGATACCGACAGTGCTCAGGCGCTGGGCTGTCTGGAGCTGGATGAAGAAGATCTGGCGTTGTGTACCTTCGTGTGTCCCGGCAAGTATGAATATGGCCCGGTACTGCGCGAAGTGCTGACCAAGATTGAGCAGGAAGGATAA